Genomic DNA from Calonectris borealis chromosome 4, bCalBor7.hap1.2, whole genome shotgun sequence:
CGCTTTGAACCTGGTTTGAATGTTGAGTTTGCCTCAGCACAGTACCTGTTCCTTCAAGCAATCAGAAAAAGAGGCTGCATAGAGGTgatgctttaaataaaaagagaaaagtctcTACCTTACCATGAATTGACTCATAAAGCTAAAGGAAATGCCTACCAGCCCACAGTTAGAAACCTAGGCCCAATGCCCTCTGACAAAAAAGTCAGGGAAAGTCCCTGCTCACCTCTTAATTTCTCTGGTGTTTTAACTGCATTTAATCTCATTTGTACCACCTAGAATTGCTGGGAGCACTTGCTAGCAGTGAACTAGCtggagaaaacaaataaatgtttGAGGACAGGTTTGGGCCTGGCAAGTGTGCTAgtgcagggaaataaaaaaaaaaaggggggggaaggcaCAGCCAGAGGCGATTGCTTTTTGGGGGAGTAGTTCGCTACTAACGTGCTCTATAGTCACTCTGACAGACTAAAGCTTAAGACTGATGTCAAATCAGACAGACgtgaaggagagagaggggtAAAAAAGCCTGGGTGCAAGCCATCAAAGTGACAGGCTGTCCACTCCCGACGTACTGAACAGGGAATATATATGCCCGTTTGGTTTTAAGGCTGTTACACCatagaaactgttttaaaaagacaagttAAAAATCAGCATTTGGGTACCTGCAACCGAGATCTGCTCCTCTTCTGTCCCCGTACGTCTGCCACAGAAACACGTTAGGTGTGCCGTGGTTGGGCCGTGTTTTGCACCCGCACAAGTGGCTGAACAAACTGTGGGCCAACCCGAAATCCCTGGCCTTGAGTTGTGAAGTCAGGCTTTGGGTAGCCTTCTCTCTTACCGTGTTTGCTCAGTTGCGTTCCGTGCTCAGAGATCTGCCGTCTCACCTGCACGTGTCTCTAATCTCATCACCAACACCGTTACGTAAGCAAGATAGCTTGGGAGATCTAAGCAGGAGGACGTATTCTCAGCCTGTGCACTTACATTTCAATGTCACTTAGCTTGTTAGAATGCAAGTGACATCACCCATTAGCCTACTCTTTAAATATTAGTAAATGTTGATAGCGCTTTAATTACAAGCCatggaagtttttatttttaaggagccCTCAAAGTAGCTGATTTACTGAAATACTGAGATGGGAAATAGATTTAAATCCCTCAACAGCTAATGCCCTCGAGTacagtttttctttcagtaatttgCAGCAGCCAAGGAGTCTGCGAAGAAAGTATGAGAATACGAGTAAGGAGTCCACTGCACGCTTCAGGCAGTGAGCAGGAATGTGGAAAGGTGTTTTGTCTGGGTGAGCACTGTTCGCACAGCTCAGGGCTTTGTGCTCCCTCCCCCAGTTTTCCTCTCCCATAAAGCCGTCATTCCTCTGATGCAGCTTAACTCCTGGTTTTTTACCAGGTGCTACCGTGTGGGATTTTATTACTAAGAGAACTAGTCCCTTCCCTTCACCGTGAACACGCTTTGAAACAGCTCGGTCTGGCTGGCCCTGAGGCTGTTACCCAGTCGTGCTTTGGAGGCCCAGGCAGCAGCTTGTGGTGTAACTCACTGCACAGCGCTCCTTAACCCTCAGCAGGGCCGCGTTTGCAGCCCATTTTGGTAGCGCTTGCCCCTGTGTGCGGAGCCATCAAGGCTGGTAGAAGCTCCTGTAGGAGACCAGGATGGGTGACCGGGTTTTAACACGCTTTGGCAAAAGGCACAGTTGTTCCTTCCAGGTCAGTCTCTAGAGGTTATGCACAAAAAGAGGAGACAAAATTATTGTTAAAGTAATGGGGAGAATATAGGGGAGAATAAGCTTCCCTGATGGTAGGAACCTGCTCTAGACATCTGCTTTTCCCCAAATACGATGCAGAAGCTGTCCTCCTTTGCCATACATGATTTTGTGCTAACTTGACAGTTATCTTTGAACCTGCCTGCGTGGTCAAGAACACGTTCCAGTCTTGCCCTAAGGGAATTTATTCTTTTTGCTTTCGGTGACACCTGAATGCACAAGCAGACGTGTGCATGTACGCCCCGCCCCCGAGTGTGGATTCATCTACATGTATTTAAGTTGACATTTAAATGGCACTAAAAAGCCAAAGCTCTAGGCATAGCATGGTCCTTTGTAAGTAACTGAGGCTGAACGCAGGCAAAGATCTTAAATTTGGACACGATCCTGTGTTCTTCTCTTGTTGCTTTCTGGAAACAGTGTTCTGGATTTTTTGACAGCTCATTGCACGAGTGTAACGTGCAGCATCTCACCCTTCAACCACCCCATAGCTCTGTTGCATCTGCTAAAATTTACCTAACAAGAATAAATCACGGAAACTGGTCAGGTTGTAAGTAGATTTTCACATTCGGTGCAGGATTCTCCCTTACCTTTGCTTTCAGCATCTCCTAAAGAGGACCCGTTGCCAGTAGGCTAGTGAAGGCGGGGGGGCAAGGCGCTGCAGCTGTGTACTCGCTCAGCTGTGACAAGGTTTAGAAACCAGGCCTCTACATTTCCTAGCCCCCAGCCACTAAGGACACATCCTGTGGTTTTTACGCTGATGTTGAAAGTGAAATCCTTTGTCAGATTGACAAAGGTCGCTGCTAAGCAAAAGCTCCAGCAGATGCGCCACATTCAGAGCACTTAGTCTGTCCATCACAGGGACTATCTGAATACTCACAGCCCCTGCATCCTGCTTCCCCCCTCACCCACCCAGCCAAGGCGCGTCAAGGAGTTTTTGGTGCACAGGCAAAATCACCCTTTCCCCTCCAAATGTCACTTATTTTGCCTGAAACAACTCCCTGTAGAAGGGACCAGCTCTCCCTCAATAATCTCTGGGCCACAGTTTTGAGAACTGCAAAATTGTATGAGTGATGGTTTTTATGGGTGTTCTATGCTTACCTAGGCAAGGACAGCATTTGtaaattctcttcttttccttcctagtcTGCATCTGACCCCCAGCGGCACTAACACCAGAGCTCTGCTGAAGCAGGGGGAGTGACAACGGGGTTTTTTGCCAGGTGACAATCtggcccttctgattttctccttcCTATTTCTACCGCACTGCCTAAAAATGAGCTCTTTCCACTCCAGCGCTGCACATCAGTGGGCGCCAATTACGATCACGGGGCTGGCAGATTACTGTTCTGCCTTACATCATGGAGTATGGATTTTTGCTTGGCACGGCTTGCCACCGCCGTGGCATAGTTGAAGGTCAGCCTGCTGATCCGGAACACGTTGCATGGGCAGCTGAGACCCTGGGGCTCAGGACGTCCGATGAGAAAGGATTATGCATAATTTTTGCATCACATTCACGCAgacttctctgcttttctgtacCATAGGCCCGTCCAAAGTACTTGAACTGTATTGCAATCAGCTGCTTCTTCCTTGCTGCAAAGACCATTGAGGAAGATGaggtaatttttttgttcttaccACCTTAGCATTGTCTGAATATATACTCTCCCAGTCCTGCCTTTTCTTGCACATGGCGGCTGACGCTTGCCAGGACACGAATGAAGCGTTTTGTGTGATTTCTATAATGACTGGTTCTCTCGTTTCTTTTTTGCATTGGCCTTTGCAGAGGATTCCAGTACTGAAGGTGTTGGCTCGGGATAGCTTTTGTGGTTGTTCTCCAGCTGAAATTCGCAGAATGGAGAAGATTATCCTGGATAAACTGAACTGGGATCTTCACATGGCAACGCCACTGGATTTCCTTCATATTGTAAGGGGCTATTTACATTCTTTATGTTGTCTGTCGGTGTAAATAAGGTACCTAGACAAAAATTCCACCTGTAGGGGAGCGAAGACCTCAGGACGGGTTCCTAATTCCTCCATACGAgtagtttctgaaagaaaaatccttctttcaGAGGAGATTTCAGAGGAGACTTGAGACAAAAATGGCGCAATTTCCAAAACACGGGCCTGATGTCTGACCTGTTTCAATGCATGTTAAAGCACACACTAAGACTCTCAGCTCCTGAAAACCTTGCCCCTAGGTCTTAATTTCTAGTGGTTTTGCTCCAAGCTAAATGCCAGGCAGCACGAAAAACAGTAAATACAACCATGGAGAAAGCACTGATGGTGGGTAATGGGTGCAGTCCGTGCCTGCCACAGAAAGGCACGGCCAGAGATCCAGATTCATGGATGAGATAagacaaagggaaggaaagtgtCCTGAGGTTCTCTGTTGAATTCCATCCTCTCTGCTTGCTCGAGAAGGAGTTTTTGTCTAGGACACGTGAACTGCCAGACCTGTGTTGTTGAGAGAGAAGGGCGGAAGGGGATAGCCTTTTGCAGAGCCCCGAGAAGCCTGGTCCCCGGGCAGATGATGTGTATGATGGCAGGTCCCGCCAGAAAGGCTGCACTAGGCTGTCGGCGGGTTTCAACGGATTGGTTTTTTCCCACGGTGTGGAAATTGCCTTGAAGGTTAAGCTGGAGGATCCTTCTACATCAAAGACTTGTCGCATGCCATCCTTGAGGTCCGACCTGGCTTTGCCTGTGGGGTTGCCTGTCGGTGACGCCAGCTGCCTCATGTGCTTGTTTCCCCCCCCAGTTCCACGCAGTCGCGGTGTCCAACAGGCCTCAGCTACTGACCATCCTGCCCAAGCTGAGTCCCTCTCAGCACGTGGCGGCGCTCACCAAGCAGCTGCTGCACTGCATGGCCTGTTACCAGCTGCTGCAGTTCAAGGGCTCCATGCTGGCGCTGGCCATCGTCAGCctggagctggagaagctgcTCCCCGACTGGCTGGCTCTCATCATCGAGCTGCTCCAGAAGGCACAGGTGAGGGGGTGCTGGCACCGCACACCGCAGCGGGGAGGGACCGGGGGCCGCGGAAGGCTGCGTCTTGCTCAGTACTCCAGTGATGCAAGCCCGCCGGGGCTTTCAGATCCCTAGCTGCTGATCTCTGCCTGCCGTTACGCTTTTGCGAGGATGGTTGTGCTTCAGCCCAAAGGGACAGTTTGTTGGGACAGTTCTGCAAAGTCTTGATCTTGACTGCATCCCTTAGGTGGCAAAGGGAGGAGCTGTGTGCCCTGATGTATACGGGCTGTCTCTGCACCAGGGAGAAAATAACACACTGGGGAGAAGATCCTAGTTAGCTGCTCAGCCGTTCATTCTAAGCATACGGGGTGGTCTGACAAGTACTGGAAAGACCAACAGTCAAGCTGCTAAAAATATGCAGTGGAACCTTTTAATATATCCGacagctttttccccccctctattCCCATGAGGTTTAAAAAGGAGCAGGGGTCCGTATCTTATGAAGTTGTCGTGTTGGGGGTCTTTCTGGTCCTTCATCACTTTTGCTCTGGCATCCAGCATAATCATTGAGAAGTGAGGCGGAAAGGCTGCCGGTGTGTTCAGAGCCCTAGCCCTGCCCTGGCTGACAGCCTCTCCTCTCCGTGGCCGTGACCCCGCAATGCCGGTATCTTTGCTTGTCTTCCCGCTCCAGATGGATAGCTCGCAGCTGATCCACTGCCGGGAGCTTGTGGCACATCACCTTTCCACTCTGCAGTCTTCTCTGCTGCCCAATTCTGTATATGTCTACAGTCCCCTCCAGCATACCCTGGTGACCTGTAACAGAGGAGTGTTCAAATGCCAGCCCTCCTCTGTCCCAGGGCCAGGTTTCTCCAAGGACAACGGCAGGCCAGAAGTGCCAGTCACAGGTACAGCCGCGCTCTACCAGCGTCTGCCAGCTCCCAGCGGTTGCAAGCAAGCCTCTACCAAGCGTAAAGTGGAAGAGATGGAAGTGGACGACTTCTACGACGGTATCAAGCGTCTCTACAACGAAGACGTTGCTCCAGAGGTAGTGGCTCTTGAAAACATGGGCTCTGTTTGTGGCGCTGACGTCTCGAGGCAGGAGGGCAACGTTTCCCCTTGTCCGCCTTTACAGCCAGTGTCTGTTATGTAGCTGTGAGTGCACACCACCTGCTCCACCACAGCTACTCTAGAAACCACGCAGAACCTGGCATCCTGTGTTCTCagtggggggagaaggggctaTACCTTGTCAGGCTGAACTGAAGGGagccaaaaaaaacagaaaaaaaaaatcccaacccttttttgaatttttttcttgtgcGGCTAATTATAGTTCCACTATTTAAGcacttaaaaacataaaaaagtataaaaatctaaaaaaagacccaaaaaccaaacaaaaaaagtagcaaaaaaattgtttctttctagTGTTGTCAGTTCCACTGTTTTTCTGCTCCTGTGTATTGTAACCTGTTCTCCATCTCCAAGAGCTCACATCAGTCGTGC
This window encodes:
- the CCNI gene encoding cyclin-I isoform X1 translates to MKFSGPLESQRLSLLLETAISREAQMWKAHVPKIQPNQDVAISPKQRDEVIQWLAKLKYQFHLYPETLALAISLLDRFLAAVKARPKYLNCIAISCFFLAAKTIEEDERIPVLKVLARDSFCGCSPAEIRRMEKIILDKLNWDLHMATPLDFLHIFHAVAVSNRPQLLTILPKLSPSQHVAALTKQLLHCMACYQLLQFKGSMLALAIVSLELEKLLPDWLALIIELLQKAQMDSSQLIHCRELVAHHLSTLQSSLLPNSVYVYSPLQHTLVTCNRGVFKCQPSSVPGPGFSKDNGRPEVPVTGTAALYQRLPAPSGCKQASTKRKVEEMEVDDFYDGIKRLYNEDVAPEVVALENMGSVCGADVSRQEGNVSPCPPLQPVSVM
- the CCNI gene encoding cyclin-I isoform X2; its protein translation is MAGPRRAPRRRAGEDVAISPKQRDEVIQWLAKLKYQFHLYPETLALAISLLDRFLAAVKARPKYLNCIAISCFFLAAKTIEEDERIPVLKVLARDSFCGCSPAEIRRMEKIILDKLNWDLHMATPLDFLHIFHAVAVSNRPQLLTILPKLSPSQHVAALTKQLLHCMACYQLLQFKGSMLALAIVSLELEKLLPDWLALIIELLQKAQMDSSQLIHCRELVAHHLSTLQSSLLPNSVYVYSPLQHTLVTCNRGVFKCQPSSVPGPGFSKDNGRPEVPVTGTAALYQRLPAPSGCKQASTKRKVEEMEVDDFYDGIKRLYNEDVAPEVVALENMGSVCGADVSRQEGNVSPCPPLQPVSVM